From Poecilia reticulata strain Guanapo linkage group LG3, Guppy_female_1.0+MT, whole genome shotgun sequence:
TACAATATGAGCTTCTCGGTAATGCTGGAAATCCAGAAAAGTGGTAGGAAAACACACTTTGATGTATATTTCTgctctttatattttaaactattttaaacatgaacttttttttttttttttggtgtacaGAATATGGGAAATCCGAGATCATCTCACCACAGCAAAATGCTGTGTTCCACATAGACGTAGGTGAGTCCTTGCCTGGTTTTATTCTAAGACTGTATCTTAAAGTTGAAtcaataatttatgtttttttctttcaactctATTTATAGGATCAACATTAGTGATAGAATGCAAAGCTGTTGCGTACTCCGACTATGACGTGGTGTTTTGGCTCAGTGAGAATTCATTTGTTGATACGGATGAGAGCCTACCTGTTTTCTACAATTTTTCAAGGTAAAATTTTTCAACATACTGTCTGACCaagcttgtaaaaaaaagaaaaaacacaatacagtcAGTATTTCGCTCAGATCTAGTAGAGCTAATAAcgtttgcttcttttctttccattctGTTTTGCTCCTTTTAGAACCAAATATATAGATGAAGTAAACATGACAGCCTTGTTAGTCTTCAAAGACGTGTCAGAGGAGGATCTATTGAAGAAATACACGTGTAAACTGGAGTCTGACCACCAGCAGTCAAGCTTTATCACCGTCTCTctggctgaaaaacatacacCAGGTGAATATTTACAAATTGAGATAAATCTTTAATAAAGCACCATTGAACTGAAGTCATAATCTGCTGATCTATAACGTAACTTATTTTAATTACTACATATTATGTTCATTTTTCCCACAGTTCATGTGGTGTTGTTCTTCCCAGTCCTCTGCACTTTGGCCGTCATTGCTGTGGTTCTGATCATGGTGTTGTTACTGGCGTGCCATGTGAAAAGGTCCAAATATTCCAGTTGCAGAGCATAAAAGCATCTGTGGAGCTCCCGATCAGTTAATCATAGCTTTGACAAAGTAAGGTTAACATGTTTAGCACCAAGACAATGCCCTGGTGATGCTGCGACTGTCAGTTTCTAAAGACTAAAGTCTGAAGGAGTTCGTGTTTTCAAGCATCTGCTTCTACCTCACACTGCAACCAGATTATACGGCacatttatctgtatttttatatGCTCGGCTTCCCCCTAGTGGAGGTCAGTTGTAAGCGTAAGTTTAATTTGACACATTCCAATCACACAGATGATCAATTAAGCAAAATAGGCTACGTAGTGTATCAAAAATTCTTCCACTGGCTTCACAGCTAATATTCTGctaagatagaaaaaaaaaaaacaccagcgTAGCTCTGTTTTGTCACAACAAGTACAGTGGGAagtaataaaaggaaaaaagacatcaaaactCATGAAAGCGTAAGAACATGATATATATCAATCAAATCAGTCAAATTTtatgcagcacatttcagcaacgagACATTTCCgagtgctttacatgataaaaacataaaaataaaaagtcataaacaCACCGTCAACAACTGAAACTTTACATTTAGTCAAGTGCCATAGTTACGTttttcattgattatgtttgAAAAGCAACTCCAAACAGGCGGGTTTTTAGTCTcaatttaaaggcactcagtgatataatcacataaaaatatacGCTGACATAACATTTAAGTCAGTAAAGGTGTAGTCTGATTTTTATCAGACAGCTGACTgacattgttttcttgttttgtacaTTGTgtattgtggttttttttattacactcaTGACATAAAAGTTGACTTCTTATTGTCTGAAGGTCTAACGATGTTTCATTAGCAACCgactgttttaataaaagtatttgcgaatatttaagaatttcatgatttttttttcattgcatcaACTAACATAGCTACTCCGAGAGGAATGACAGAATGTAGCAAGCATAAATGAGAGAGTCTTATTATTAATgccacaaaaagcagagatcaTTTCTCTAACTATGAATCAGTTCAGACTGCTCTACTTTTTCAACCTGCAACAACCATTGTTAGCCAGCAGGGGGTGGTAGAACATCAACATCTTCAGCACTGAACATGAGCTTGGATTAATTTGAAATGAATGGaacagaattatttaaatttactaaGAATTCAGCATTTAATAAAGCTAATAAGTTGTTAGTgagtttaaatataattaagcTGACATACATGgactcattcattcatccatccaactatttttctttgttttatgttttgatttgaaataaaacctgattaTGTCTGTCTTTGGTTACCTACAGCAAAAGGGGAGGATTCCCTCTGGGCTAAGCAGTACCACAGCACTATGCTTATATATTTTCAGCAGACCAGCCACACGTATTTTAGTGCTGTTGATGTCAGGTCTGCCATCTTATCCAACACTAAGAAGAGAGATTATGAAGCTGACTGCATAAGTAGCACATGACTTCAGAACAGTATCATTTCTCTGCCCAGCAAATGAACTGAAAAGAATTGGGGGGGGAAACCTTGTCAGTGACTGAGGGAATTTTTTATTGGGAGGGAATTTTTATACAACACATGAAGGCCAAACATCAATAAAGACTCAGGCAAAGGAAACTGTTGCACAAAGTCGATGTGGTTCTGGAGAAGCTTTGTCAGCattctggaaaagaaaaacaaaaaaaagaaacaatgattagcaaagcagttttgttttaagtgtgATCGTTAAAGCACATTAGGAGAAGTAACCTCAACTTCACCCTGAATCTCGGCTTTCGGTCACCCTTCATCAAATCCGAGACAtatgaaaaacatcttttttaacCAGCCACCATTTTTTCCAGTTGACTTGTCTTTTATATGAAGAGATAAACGAAAGTAATAATCAAACAGATTCTAGAAGTTAAGTTGTGGTTATTTCACGTGTCTGCACAGACAGTGGTTGATGCGTCAGCCAACACGGTGCACTGTTGTTAGTGTTTGCTCAGTGTTAACTTTACAAGGCTTTCTGCATACATAAACCACTGGTTCACAGGTAATAGTGAGACAAAGATGTACTAAACTGGCTGTTTGACGGAACGTTTTGTGTTTGAGTCacttcagaaatatttattaaatgaacAGCACTTTGCATAATGTGTTAATTGtgaagatatatatatataNNNNNNNNNNNNNNNNNNNNNNNNNNNNNNNNNNNNNNNNNNNNNNNNNNNNNNNCATAcataatttaattcaataaaagttTCTCAACTCAGTTAACAACATGACCAGAcctcctttttcttcctctacaGTGAATTAAATAGTCTTTCAGGTctggtaatgtttttttttttttttgtcagtttcaaatGTTTCCTGAGTTCATACATATTATATTAGCTCTTAGttatcactttgtttttgtctcaagtCTCTTGGGGCCAACATGCTAGCAGAGATGAAATATTGGGGAACTACGCAGCCGCATTGTTCACTTATGGCTCAGGCCAGCTGTGCTACACAGTTATTGGAAGGTGAAAGTAATCTTCACATAACAAGTAACATAGCATAAAACTTTTATTCCATGTTCtcaagctgagaggctttgacagttaaaaaaaaataagacttgcattttaaaatgaaatgttatgacgtcagcaaaatgttttttcaagtAGTGTTGGCCACAGTTTTATTACTGGGTATTTTTCCACTTCAATtctagatggaaaaaaaacaataactttataCCACTGTAGGCctatgtgggaaaaaaatggtttcaatAATCCCTGTATTTTTGGTCACGTGCAGAGCAAAGAAAACCCGAGTACAGATTATGCAGCTTCTTCTGAACAGGAGgtaaaaatcacacatgacCTCAAAGAGTTTGTGGTGGACTCTTCACCACAGCTGTGCTGTGGGTGGGTATTTTTCACGGTTACAGCGCAGCTCTTACTTGTCACTGAAAACTTCGATtagacatattttttattttccaattacGGTGGAATAAACGGTGGGAGGAGGGACTACCGCGACTCGGTTCACCAGTTTCTTAGACTAttaagatgaaaagaaaacgaGGGCGGTTTAAGGAATAAGCAACTGTGCGGTGATCTTCCTTAAGTTTCACTTCATCTACCATCACACGTTGGCAACGTCGAGGAAGTGGCTTTCAGCGCGTCGGGGGAAATTTAGGCAGGGGCCAAACTGTTCACAAACACGACGCTGCGGGAGGCAACCAGGATGATTCCGCTTCTTCTCGTCCTTCTTACGGGTAAGTCAATGGTGATGGTTTCTACACACGTTTACTTTTGACAGACCTTTAAAATGATGGTTCTGTGCGGAATGACGTCACGCAAAGAGGTAGGAGGCTGTAGTAAATatgatttgatcagttttgGGAAgtaactgtacttaagtacatttttcatctgaacttaagtagatttaataatgggtactttctacttttacaccactacattttacagtaagtatctgtactttctactacactacatttctacaaaactgtcgcgttactcgttacatccaagtcgcattgtgctttttttcgTTAAAATGCAAGTACACCtagctgcagcaaacagaaagggtcGGGGACGGACCAGTGTCAGTCTCATgtcttatttggaaatgggaccattgcaatccggaagtgaagggggcgctatttcatatacttccgtttttattttctttttaaatctgtgatatattttcacctttaggaaggagtttaaCTCTtagcatgtatttgaacttctctcttttattttctttagcgcagctcacagtttttagcgaattctgtagctttcggtgtacttctaaatctgcttcttagtcgcatcttttcgggcttgcgactgcctctagtggcgtgggggtggtaacacaactaatctaattacattactaaatcaaaataccACAacgtctttattatttattattaattctggcaattcttggacagtgttcatagttgagggTTGTTTAtcgttaattgctatgtttaatggtgcagacagttgtggtttctgacatgggcaatatgggcagccgcccagggcgttattgtttttagggatggcaggagacatCTGcagattgtggcacagagatgaaagcaaaacagaataaagaagagtttgaattgatactggtaaaatttatttcagtcctaagtatttaatatctaggtgtttttatgggaatgtggatctttctgatcaatttgagaagcaattttgataggtgcacttacttttattgtgtcatgtattgagtgctggtcttggtcttgactttgTTTCAGGTTTGGTGGtttagactacaactctgctacgtggctcctcggttgcatgtcctcccccatctttcagttggatttctttcaaaataaaagccactagtggcaaaaaagtgaagttcatgctatgttaggacaggaaacaagatgtttccatccctgaaattatgatgcatagaatcacatatctaagtctaacctatgttacagagagtaaacacaacatgctttatctgtggcattgttcattgaAATGGCACacttctgatgtattaaaattaaatacgatcggttcacttaatgatattagcgattaggtaatgcattcagcaagtatttttacttttaatacttaagtatttttaaaagccaggacgtttttacttttacttaactaaaatgttaatgtggtacttttacttgagtacatttttgtctgtgtatttgtacttttacttaagtaaattttttgagtactttctccaccactggatTTGATACGTTGTTGTGACAATGACCGCCATATAAAAGCAAGTGATTTATACACCGCTGCTGGGTCAGATGCGGATTTCTCtttaattaaaagatttatGTGTTTATGTTGTGATCTACATGATAATTAATGATAATTATCAAAAGAAATCTAGTGAGGTAAGGTGGGCTAAATGTTGCCTAGAGACTTTTATCATAAGTAATAGATGAGAAATATTGAGTAAAGCTGCCTAATATCATCAacatgaaagcagaaaaaaaaaagacgaaagTGTCTCAACTTTTCAAAGAAGGCTGTCGGAAAAAACAAGCATTGGTGCAAGAAACCTTCCTTCATATTGTACACCTctcaaaaaaagaatcagagaTATCTTCAAAAACGGGAAAATCTTGCATGTAGTTCAGAAGAAATGTGTCTAGTTTCACACCCCTGACCCCTCCGAGAAATTAGGATGTGGTTAACTTGTTGCCTTCGGTGTCTTGACAGCTACTACAGACCATGCGGTTGACACATCTGGCAGCATGGTGCATTATTATCATCAAAGTTTGCATTGAGCTCAAGTGACTATTTGTAGAAAATTCAGATAGCCTTGGCGGGCTCCCTACGTCGCCATTGCAACCCTCACCACATGATCACTGAAGACTGACGtctttttaatgattatttaaGGTTGGACAAAAAGATaacagaaatgtgactttttttttttaatttgatattcAAAGTCAGGCTTGGTTAGTCAATTTAACCCACATTTAGATGTCAAGAGACATCTTTTATGTGGCTTTCTTTTCACCTTTTACCTTTCAAACCACTATTTCACGTTGTTTAACCTTTGTCTAGGGGAAATTTTACAGTAATTTCTAATCCATACATGATACCATTAGTGCTCTGTGAAAGTATTGAGCAAGTGCAGACCCCCCCTTCCTACACATTCTTTGTGGTGGGCTTAGAACACAGAAACTTAATGCCACAATCCAAAAGGGAAAAAGTTGATGAAGTGAGGACAAAagtaagcaaacaaaaaatgaaaccaaaatccTTTGCTGGTCTTCCCTATTATAATGTACTGTGAAAAAGTcttattgcatatttttgttcttttgttacACTTCAGAGTTTAAAATCATAAACTGGTTTTAATGTCAGATAATGGAAAGCTGAGTTCAATTGAATTTGTTGCATGCAGAGCTGATTACTCAGGTAATCAAGGCCAAAATCACTGCGGACACATTCGGTTGCATCTGGTGTGAAACAAAAATTTCAGAGACAGAAGGTCAGATAGAGTCCAATATGGCGGTGGTGTGATAGTCAGAGACCCCCTTGCTGCCTTGCTGCTTCAAGATCTGCACAATTTGCTGAAATTGATTCTCTCATGTTGAATTCTTACCagaaaaacatatattaaaaacagtcaaaaaattACATGTCTTTTTTCATGTAACATTTGCGTCCCGAAATGTGTCTTTATTAGCTGGATTAATGGCAAAAATGTCTGGTTTGTGAAAGGTTGTTTGTCCCAAGCCTAGAGGTCAGCAGTGCATGTCCATCAACAAAAACTCAGTCCGGTGTGATATCATTTCATTATAAATTCAAAactaattaaatataatttctcttTCCTTGTTTGTCAAACAGCTATATATANNNNNNNNNNNNNNNNNNNNNNNNNNNNNNNNNNNNNNNNNNNNNNNNNNNNNNNNNNNNNNNNNNNNNNGGCTGCTGTCCATCGCCGCCGTCTTTTCTCATCAAAGGTTTACGATAAAATCCAATTTAATGTTTGTGTAGCACCATatggttttttttacaaagaaatcaaCTGATTTACTCTTGTAAAATTAACAGCAGGAATTGCAATGAGAAAGAGGGAAAATGTGAactatttatataaaaaaagaaaaaaaactaccatagcaaataaaatttgctgttttgtttttgcaggcaTTTGTCCCGCGACGGCCAATGAGATCTATGCTAACGCTGGTGACCTGGTGATGCTAAACTGCAGAGAGTCTAAACATAACGGCACCGTAATGCCTTGGAAAATGGAGACAGACCAGAAGATGCAACTCTACAGCAACATGTCAGCgtctgagcagcagcagctcggtTTGGTTTTTTATCAGCACAGCCTTGTGATTCTCAGAGCATCTGCAAACCATCAGGGGAATTACTCATGTGGCCCTCCCGGGTACGACCCGTAAGCTGGTGCTCACACTCCATACCTAAGAGTCTCtttatagaaatgtatttaaaaagaaatctaaactGTACTTtagatgtacatttttaaacatagaCCAAGCCATCTGAATAACGATTTTCAAGCTCTGTCCATCTTTCTTTGATGATTTACAGAAATACCAGCAGCCAGATATGGTTCAGACTTAAAGTATGCCCAAAGCAGTCCACAGAGTGTACCACCAGGAACACGTACTCTATGGTATGTCATGCAAAGCAAGCCTGCAAACTGAATTGTCCTGAAGGAAGCATCCCTAATGTAGGAATCCCCAGGATGAAGAGCATGGAACACATGTGGCACAAGGTACTAAAGTCAGCAGTGGGTGTGAGCTGATTATATAACATCAATTTGACAAGTTCAAATGAGATTTTTCTTGCTAATATTGAAATCCAACAGTTTAAGTGGTTTAAACTGTGGCTCCTTTCTCAGGAGAATGGTGAGCCCTCGGATAATTACTTCCCAAGCGTTGGATTGGAGAAAAGCGGTGTCTACATCTGCAAGAGGTCTTTCTTGTATTCTGGTGAAATATATCAGACTTCCTCTTCAGTGAAACTTGTTGTCCAAGCAGGTGTTACAAAAATGCTCTCTTgttatttctttatgtttttatctaatTAAACTTTTGCCAAAACCTAAAATATACGTTCTTGTGTGCAGTTGAGCCTCCGGCAAAGTTAGGAATTTATTTACCCAAGAATGGTCAGATTTTTGAAGTAGAACTCGGTgggtattttatttgtaacattaagacaccaaaatacattctatgtttttctgtgttatcattatgttttcattgttctgtttgcttttttttttattgcaggcacaaaaaaagagattgtTTGCAAAGCACTCGTAAATTCTTGCCAAAATAGTCCGTATTGGACGAGTGAGAGGGAATTTGTGGACGACTTGGACGTTCACACAGATCCATGGCAAGAACTGaacttacattttatatatactGCAACTGATGATAAACAGAAATGTCACATAGATGTAATGCAGTCAGTGATAGCTCATTGACGTCCCTTATGTCCCGTCCTTTCCAGCAATGGAAGTGAAAAGATGCCGAAATGGATGAGTACAACTTTAATTTTCAGAGAGGTGTCACCTGTAAACCTGTCAAAAACTTTTACATGTGGATTTTTAAGTGACAAACACATCTTCACCGTCAACATCACCCTTGTTAAAACAGGTGTGGGAATTTTCAAACGTTCAGTGCTCGTCAATTGCTCATTTCGTGACAGATTATCTTTTATTGCAGAACaattgcaaaatgtgttttctaagTATTTCATCAACTCAATTGTCTCCCTGCAGCTCAACCTTTGCATGCGATGCTAGCTGTATGCTCTGTCTGCGTTGTGGTATTGATGGCGGCGATCGTTGTTGTTTACGTGAAGTTCAAAATTGACGTCACCCTTTTCCTACGAGACAAAGTCGGATTTAAAGTCTGCCAAAGCAGCACTTCAGGTGAGTattgaccagaaaaaaaatctcattgtGATCTTAAGTTTCGAAAAGGAAAATAGGTCCGGAATGCATTAATTCACTACACATTTTGAGTGGGCAAGAAGACTAACAGTAAACCAGTGATGCAGTTCGTCCATCTAACTTTATTTGGTTGCAGTCCGTTGCCCTGTAAATGATCTTTCTAGTCATCATATAATTTGGCgatccaaaacattttctggattttttaa
This genomic window contains:
- the LOC103462299 gene encoding interleukin-1 receptor accessory protein-like, which produces MVVLRCPQKNDPNTNILWTNQTRQGMNVTSIMSTQSADLNQMDVLLHGHSLVILRASPSHQGNYSCSVRNTSRKFWFSLIVYEPQSTEYEERNRYSTTCYTQESCTLYCPTANIPARDTPNITDRGITWHKEGETASTPNDFPSAVERDGGIYKCIRSFLYDGQIYNMSFSVMLEIQKSEYGKSEIISPQQNAVFHIDVGSTLVIECKAVAYSDYDVVFWLSENSFVDTDESLPVFYNFSRTKYIDEVNMTALLVFKDVSEEDLLKKYTCKLESDHQQSSFITVSLAEKHTPVHVVLFFPVLCTLAVIAVVLIMVLLLACHVKRSKYSSCRAGAKLFTNTTLREATRMIPLLLVLLTGICPATANEIYANAGDLVMLNCRESKHNGTVMPWKMETDQKMQLYSNMSASEQQQLGLVFYQHSLVILRASANHQGNYSCGPPGNTSSQIWFRLKVCPKQSTECTTRNTYSMVCHAKQACKLNCPEGSIPNVGIPRMKSMEHMWHKENGEPSDNYFPSVGLEKSGVYICKRSFLYSGEIYQTSSSVKLVVQAVEPPAKLGIYLPKNGQIFEVELGTKKEIVCKALVNSCQNSPYWTSEREFVDDLDVHTDPCNGSEKMPKWMSTTLIFREVSPVNLSKTFTCGFLSDKHIFTVNITLVKTAQPLHAMLAVCSVCVVVLMAAIVVVYVKFKIDVTLFLRDKVGFKVCQSSTSDGRSYDAFLMCYKSVTDGGLSEEDRKCLASTLEDEFGYSICLYDRDVLPGQAIAEAVLDCIEQSRAVVLVPSFPDPEPGSAVLSAIHTSLVERKTRLIFINTEQTEASRSGSFPEALQLLSKAGNSVTWKGRPPSTSFWKQLRYHLPAPQQTPKMQLLSQKC